Proteins encoded together in one Gemmatimonadota bacterium DH-78 window:
- a CDS encoding alpha/beta hydrolase-fold protein: protein MRWVPESPEVAEVAPPDVAGLSIEPLVRAAEAGTPPSTDAVDGFLHGRAVPVVDGSQVTFVFRGEADDVRLRHWVYGLQTATSLHRLEGTDLWYDVLELPEGSRVEYKFEVVRGGDVQWVNDPLNPHRARDPFGANSVCHGAGYAVPEWTRPDPESPSGSLEDRLFRSRALGGSRRVTIYRPARFRETRRYPLLLVHDGGDYLAYAGLQTVLDNLIHRLEIPGMIAALMHPPDRMEQYRGSEAHSRYLVEELLPDLEAALPVQGTRAGRCLMGASLGAVASLSTAVRYPDVFGSLLLQSGSFAFSDIGGHGRGPVFDPIADFVNAYRRAPKRVADKVFVSCGMYESLIYENRSLVPVLERTGMEVRFEEARDGHNWENWRDRLRLGLSWLMPGPLWLVYD, encoded by the coding sequence GTGAGGTGGGTGCCCGAGTCGCCCGAGGTGGCCGAGGTCGCCCCGCCCGACGTGGCCGGGCTGTCGATCGAGCCGCTCGTGCGGGCGGCCGAGGCCGGCACGCCGCCCTCGACCGACGCCGTCGACGGCTTTCTCCACGGCCGGGCCGTGCCGGTCGTCGACGGGTCGCAGGTGACCTTCGTCTTCCGGGGCGAGGCCGACGACGTGCGGCTGCGGCACTGGGTGTATGGGCTGCAGACCGCCACCTCGCTCCACCGCCTGGAGGGCACCGACCTCTGGTACGACGTGCTCGAGCTGCCGGAGGGCTCGCGTGTGGAGTACAAGTTCGAGGTGGTTCGGGGCGGCGACGTGCAGTGGGTGAACGACCCGCTCAACCCGCATCGCGCCCGCGACCCCTTCGGGGCCAACTCCGTCTGCCACGGCGCCGGGTACGCCGTGCCCGAGTGGACCCGGCCGGATCCGGAGTCCCCCTCGGGTTCGCTCGAGGATCGACTCTTTCGGAGCCGTGCGCTCGGGGGCTCTCGACGCGTGACCATCTATCGTCCCGCCCGCTTTCGGGAGACGCGGCGGTACCCGTTGCTGCTGGTGCACGACGGCGGCGACTATCTCGCGTACGCCGGGCTGCAGACCGTGCTCGACAACCTGATCCACCGGCTCGAGATCCCCGGTATGATCGCCGCGTTGATGCATCCGCCCGACCGGATGGAGCAGTACCGGGGCTCCGAGGCGCATTCGCGGTACCTCGTGGAAGAACTGCTTCCCGACCTCGAGGCGGCACTTCCGGTGCAGGGCACGCGGGCCGGTCGCTGTCTGATGGGGGCGAGCCTGGGGGCGGTGGCCTCGCTCTCGACCGCGGTGCGCTACCCCGACGTGTTCGGGTCGCTGCTGCTGCAGTCGGGATCCTTCGCCTTCAGCGACATCGGAGGGCACGGGCGGGGTCCCGTATTCGACCCCATCGCCGACTTCGTGAACGCCTACCGTCGGGCGCCGAAGCGCGTGGCCGACAAGGTGTTCGTGAGCTGCGGCATGTACGAATCGCTGATCTACGAGAACCGCTCGCTGGTGCCGGTGCTGGAGCGCACGGGTATGGAGGTGCGCTTCGAAGAGGCGCGCGACGGTCACAACTGGGAGAACTGGCGCGACCGGCTGCGGCTCGGTCTGTCGTGGCTGATGCCCGGTCCCCTCTGGCTCGTCTACGACTGA
- a CDS encoding ATPase, with protein sequence MHVVFIEPSFPANQKKFVRALHRAGATITGIGERPKESLDPEVAAWLLHYEQVPTVVDADRLSATVAWVDSRLAVDRVEATVEAHVLAAAQVREELGIPGTTVHTAWLCRDKPAMKRVLREGAVATARSIGSGSVDEILDFARDTGYPLIVKPRSGAGASGTDRVESEDALRAALFRAGVGEGGNVAVEEFVEGHEGFYDTISIGGRIAHDFVSHYYPNVLEAMRTRWISPQVVTSNRIDSAESYGEVRALGQRVNDLLGIGTSATHMEWFFGPRGLRFSEVGCRPPGVGTWDLYSAANEVDLYEEWALAVLYGRVGRPLSRRYSAGLVALRPDRDGVVDRCDGLEEVQRRFGEWVLDAHIPTPGTPTQPVEGGFMANAWVRMRHPDYDELRSMLSAVGEIAQLRAR encoded by the coding sequence ATGCACGTCGTCTTCATCGAGCCGTCCTTTCCTGCGAATCAGAAGAAGTTCGTACGGGCGCTCCATCGAGCCGGCGCGACCATCACGGGCATCGGCGAGCGCCCGAAGGAATCGCTCGACCCCGAGGTGGCGGCCTGGCTTCTGCACTACGAGCAGGTGCCGACGGTGGTGGACGCCGACCGCCTCTCCGCCACCGTCGCCTGGGTCGATTCCCGCCTGGCGGTGGACCGCGTCGAGGCCACGGTCGAGGCGCACGTGCTGGCGGCCGCCCAGGTGCGCGAGGAGCTGGGCATTCCGGGCACGACGGTGCATACCGCCTGGCTCTGCCGCGACAAGCCGGCCATGAAGCGGGTGCTGCGGGAGGGCGCCGTGGCCACGGCGCGGTCGATCGGCAGCGGGTCGGTGGACGAGATCCTCGACTTCGCGCGCGACACCGGGTACCCGCTGATCGTGAAGCCGCGGTCGGGTGCGGGGGCCTCGGGCACGGACCGGGTGGAGTCGGAGGATGCCCTGCGGGCGGCGCTCTTCCGGGCGGGGGTGGGCGAGGGCGGCAATGTGGCCGTGGAGGAGTTCGTGGAGGGGCACGAGGGCTTCTACGACACGATCTCCATCGGCGGCCGCATCGCCCACGATTTCGTGAGCCACTACTACCCCAACGTGCTCGAGGCCATGCGCACCCGCTGGATCTCGCCCCAGGTGGTGACGAGCAACCGCATCGATTCGGCGGAGTCGTACGGCGAGGTGCGCGCGCTCGGTCAGCGGGTGAACGACCTGCTCGGCATCGGCACGAGCGCCACGCACATGGAGTGGTTCTTCGGACCCCGGGGACTCCGGTTCAGCGAGGTCGGCTGCCGGCCCCCGGGAGTGGGCACCTGGGACCTCTACTCGGCCGCCAACGAGGTGGATCTCTACGAGGAGTGGGCGCTGGCCGTGCTCTACGGGCGGGTGGGACGCCCCCTGTCGCGGCGGTACTCGGCAGGGCTCGTGGCACTGCGGCCCGACCGCGACGGGGTGGTGGACCGCTGCGACGGGCTGGAGGAGGTGCAGCGGCGCTTCGGCGAGTGGGTTCTCGACGCGCACATTCCGACGCCGGGCACGCCCACGCAGCCGGTGGAGGGCGGCTTCATGGCCAACGCCTGGGTGCGGATGCGGCATCCCGACTACGACGAGCTGCGCTCCATGCTCTCGGCCGTGGGCGAGATCGCCCAGCTGCGGGCGCGATGA
- a CDS encoding ATP-grasp domain-containing protein: protein MNVLMISPGFPKEMQYFTRGLRAEGATVIGLGDQGREQLPEVAAEALSAHLQVRFGDDEAIIGRVLELAARAPIHRVECLWEPHMVLAARIRERLGVPGPTVDQTVPFRDKEVMKRVLDAAGIRTPHHYSATTAAGVVEAAEAIGFPIVVKPIDGAGSADTYKVHSREELDRVLPALRAVREVSVEEFVEGDDMTFDTLCVDGRIQHHSIATYIPRALFMKENEWVSPITLVYRDPDHPDLRAGREMGVAVLKALGFRTGYTHMEWYRTASGEAVFGEIGGRPPGAGLVDLINYASDIDTYRGWAECVVHGRFSQVVERRYNAAWIYKRARGHGRIQRYEGLEAILTEFAPHIVDLDLNPIGSPRRDWKKVLVGDGLIVVRHPDLATTRRMAEHIAAHLHIVAG from the coding sequence GTGAACGTGTTGATGATCTCCCCCGGGTTTCCGAAAGAGATGCAGTACTTCACCCGGGGACTCCGGGCGGAGGGCGCGACCGTGATCGGGCTCGGCGATCAGGGTCGCGAACAGCTGCCCGAGGTGGCCGCCGAGGCGCTGTCGGCGCACCTGCAGGTGAGGTTCGGCGACGACGAGGCGATCATCGGGCGGGTGCTCGAATTGGCCGCCCGGGCCCCGATCCACCGGGTGGAGTGCCTCTGGGAACCGCACATGGTGCTGGCCGCCCGCATCCGCGAGCGGCTCGGCGTACCGGGGCCCACCGTGGACCAGACCGTGCCCTTTCGCGACAAGGAGGTGATGAAGAGGGTGCTCGATGCGGCCGGGATCCGCACCCCCCATCACTACAGCGCGACCACGGCGGCGGGGGTGGTCGAGGCGGCCGAGGCCATCGGCTTTCCGATCGTCGTGAAGCCGATCGACGGCGCCGGCTCGGCCGACACCTACAAGGTGCACTCCCGCGAGGAGCTCGACCGTGTGCTGCCCGCGCTGCGGGCGGTGCGAGAAGTGAGTGTGGAGGAGTTCGTCGAGGGCGACGACATGACCTTCGACACCCTCTGCGTGGACGGCCGGATCCAGCACCACAGCATCGCCACCTACATTCCCCGCGCGCTCTTCATGAAGGAGAACGAGTGGGTCAGCCCCATCACCCTCGTGTACCGCGACCCCGACCACCCCGACCTGCGGGCCGGCCGGGAGATGGGGGTGGCGGTGCTGAAGGCGCTCGGCTTCCGCACGGGCTACACCCACATGGAGTGGTACCGCACCGCGTCCGGGGAAGCGGTGTTCGGCGAGATCGGCGGACGACCGCCGGGCGCCGGTCTCGTGGACCTGATCAACTACGCGTCGGACATCGACACCTACCGCGGCTGGGCGGAGTGCGTGGTGCACGGACGCTTCAGCCAGGTGGTGGAGCGGAGGTACAACGCCGCGTGGATCTACAAGCGCGCCCGGGGCCACGGGCGCATCCAGCGCTACGAGGGGCTCGAGGCGATCCTGACGGAGTTCGCTCCGCACATCGTCGACCTCGATCTCAATCCCATCGGATCGCCGCGTCGCGACTGGAAGAAGGTGCTGGTCGGCGACGGGCTGATCGTGGTGCGCCACCCCGACCTGGCCACCACCCGCCGCATGGCCGAGCATATCGCGGCACACCTGCACATCGTGGCGGGCTGA
- a CDS encoding response regulator, which yields MDTPAIRRALRELDHASDDREGLQLVRLSASPWVVRWSLGRLPGVGLTSADLAREPALLWTRLVAEDRDRLREVLSTIDDSGVVQYRIETGRGERWVRESVLRVRTDDAPPAFVSLVRELAAAPATAEPRRATGLPSVVEAGPLVLVVEDDEHVRSVIARMLRREGFAVIEAGSTHAAMRLWERTPQLVRAVVTDVILPDRPGTDLARALQRRSPGIGVVYVSGYAEDDLRARVGLPPEGVFLAKPFRPRDLVRRVRELIERPVGGGGAVEGPRSAV from the coding sequence ATGGACACCCCCGCAATCCGCCGCGCCCTGCGCGAGCTCGACCACGCCTCCGACGACCGGGAGGGCCTCCAGTTGGTGCGCCTGTCGGCGTCGCCGTGGGTGGTGCGGTGGTCGTTGGGTCGACTGCCGGGGGTGGGTCTGACCTCGGCGGATCTCGCCCGCGAGCCGGCGCTGCTGTGGACCCGCCTCGTGGCGGAGGACCGCGACAGACTGCGTGAGGTGCTCTCGACGATCGACGACTCCGGGGTGGTGCAGTACCGGATCGAGACGGGGCGGGGGGAGCGGTGGGTCCGCGAGTCGGTGCTGCGCGTTCGCACCGACGATGCGCCGCCGGCCTTCGTGTCGCTCGTGCGCGAACTCGCCGCCGCGCCGGCCACGGCCGAGCCGCGCCGCGCGACCGGACTGCCCTCGGTGGTGGAGGCCGGGCCGCTGGTGCTGGTGGTGGAAGACGACGAGCACGTTCGCTCGGTGATCGCCCGGATGCTTCGGCGCGAGGGCTTCGCCGTGATCGAGGCGGGATCCACGCATGCGGCGATGCGCCTCTGGGAGCGGACGCCCCAGCTGGTTCGCGCGGTGGTGACCGATGTGATTCTGCCCGACCGCCCCGGGACCGACCTCGCCCGTGCGCTTCAGCGCCGCAGTCCGGGCATCGGAGTGGTGTACGTGTCCGGCTACGCGGAAGACGACCTGCGGGCACGGGTGGGGCTGCCCCCGGAGGGGGTGTTCCTCGCCAAACCCTTCCGGCCCCGCGACCTCGTGCGTCGCGTGCGCGAGCTCATCGAGCGGCCGGTCGGCGGTGGCGGCGCCGTGGAAGGACCACGCTCGGCGGTCTGA
- a CDS encoding peptidylprolyl isomerase, with protein sequence MSALRRSPCTAPHTAPLRRARRLWIPLVGGLSIGACGGGAPVAVEAGGATFTADEVLGLPEDRQRLLGELAVFAQAVADSALADLGRPWVEARLTDLGWQRLQAQRALDSAGVGDDVLLARYRTAPQLELTVRHLLVFSERYETDATRDAARAKAEAALARILDGEPFPQVAAEVSEEPGAESREGLLTPGREGAWVPEFWRAATDLEPGEVSPVVETQYGFHVLRLEARDTVDFAEARSGVALEVAELMGLRAGDVPRPAVPDDLPEPPAVDRLFDPAAPDSDPLAAGDGWSVTLGDLRDAVATLPYAEWSRLRRDAGALAPAWLGAVEAAVAEQAAAAAGIETDEADRATIEREFADRGEQWALQLRLATGGSAESIRAAALAALANSGQNASIARDALRAEWGGLLHRLRPIRVGETPPGPGA encoded by the coding sequence GTGTCCGCACTCCGCCGCTCCCCGTGCACCGCCCCGCACACCGCCCCGCTCCGACGCGCCCGCCGGCTCTGGATTCCCCTCGTCGGCGGCCTGTCGATCGGCGCCTGCGGAGGCGGTGCCCCGGTCGCGGTGGAGGCGGGCGGCGCGACCTTCACCGCCGACGAGGTGCTCGGCCTGCCCGAGGATCGGCAGCGGCTTCTCGGCGAACTGGCGGTCTTCGCGCAGGCGGTGGCCGACTCGGCCCTCGCCGATCTGGGGCGCCCCTGGGTGGAGGCCCGTCTCACCGACCTGGGGTGGCAGCGACTGCAGGCCCAGCGCGCCCTCGACTCGGCCGGCGTGGGCGACGATGTGCTCCTCGCCCGCTACCGGACCGCCCCGCAGCTCGAACTCACCGTGCGTCATCTGCTCGTCTTCTCGGAGCGCTACGAGACCGACGCCACCCGCGACGCGGCGCGCGCGAAGGCCGAGGCCGCCCTCGCCCGCATTCTCGACGGCGAGCCCTTTCCGCAGGTGGCCGCCGAGGTGAGCGAAGAGCCGGGCGCGGAGAGCCGGGAGGGGCTGCTCACCCCGGGACGCGAGGGGGCGTGGGTGCCCGAGTTCTGGCGCGCGGCCACCGATCTGGAGCCGGGCGAGGTGAGTCCGGTGGTGGAAACGCAGTACGGCTTCCACGTGCTCCGCCTCGAGGCCCGCGACACCGTCGACTTCGCCGAGGCGCGGTCGGGGGTGGCGCTGGAGGTGGCCGAGCTCATGGGACTCCGGGCCGGCGACGTGCCCCGGCCGGCGGTACCCGACGACCTGCCGGAGCCCCCGGCCGTCGACCGCCTCTTCGATCCTGCGGCCCCCGATTCCGATCCGCTCGCCGCGGGCGACGGGTGGTCGGTCACCCTGGGCGATCTGCGCGATGCGGTCGCCACTCTCCCGTACGCGGAGTGGAGCCGACTGCGTCGAGACGCCGGCGCGCTCGCCCCCGCCTGGCTGGGGGCGGTGGAGGCGGCGGTGGCCGAGCAGGCGGCGGCCGCGGCGGGCATCGAGACCGACGAGGCGGATCGGGCCACCATCGAGCGGGAGTTCGCGGATCGGGGCGAGCAGTGGGCGCTCCAGCTCCGACTGGCGACCGGCGGCTCCGCGGAGTCGATCCGAGCCGCGGCGCTGGCCGCGCTCGCCAACAGCGGGCAGAACGCCTCCATCGCCCGCGACGCCCTGCGCGCGGAGTGGGGCGGACTGCTGCACCGCCTCCGGCCGATCCGCGTGGGGGAAACACCGCCGGGTCCCGGGGCGTAG
- a CDS encoding M50 family metallopeptidase → MTPTSRRRLNFVLGFSLYFAAVWYLWYTPVIYPLKIFVVLLHEVSHAIALLATGGMVDHIALDARQGGVTVGAGGWQFVTLSAGYLGSLAFGALLVKGAQWKRLAPGTLLSFVGFAVLVLTAVYVRNPFGLAFGLMFGGVLLFSGRRLPAIWSRRLTMALGLTSVLYAILDIKSDVLDRPEAPSDAFMLAQLTGIPTVFWGVLWISLALIATVLLLRSAWRNA, encoded by the coding sequence ATGACCCCGACCTCGCGACGCCGCCTGAACTTCGTACTCGGCTTCAGCCTGTACTTCGCCGCCGTCTGGTACCTCTGGTACACGCCGGTGATCTACCCGCTGAAGATCTTCGTCGTGCTTCTGCACGAGGTGAGTCACGCGATCGCGCTGCTGGCGACCGGCGGCATGGTCGACCACATCGCTCTCGACGCCCGGCAGGGCGGGGTGACGGTGGGGGCCGGAGGCTGGCAGTTCGTGACGCTGTCGGCCGGGTACCTCGGCAGCCTCGCCTTCGGGGCACTGCTGGTGAAGGGCGCCCAGTGGAAGCGCCTCGCGCCCGGCACGCTGCTGTCGTTCGTGGGCTTCGCCGTGCTGGTGCTGACGGCCGTCTACGTGCGCAATCCCTTCGGACTCGCCTTCGGTCTGATGTTCGGCGGGGTGCTGCTCTTCTCCGGCCGACGTCTGCCGGCGATCTGGAGTCGCCGACTCACGATGGCGCTGGGCCTCACCTCGGTGCTGTACGCGATCCTCGACATCAAGAGCGATGTACTGGACCGGCCCGAGGCGCCCTCCGACGCCTTCATGCTCGCCCAGCTGACCGGCATCCCGACCGTGTTCTGGGGCGTGCTGTGGATCTCGCTGGCGCTGATCGCCACGGTGCTCCTGCTCCGCAGCGCCTGGCGCAACGCCTGA
- the sigJ gene encoding RNA polymerase sigma factor SigJ has protein sequence MDFTEEQRDRVWGIAYRMLGSPDDADDVVQEARLRWLAADREAIRTPEAWLVSVATRLAIDTLRRAKRERAEYTGPWLPAPARIAADSGPDRDAEMASDLSLAFLHLLERLRPEERAAFLLREVFGVGYGPIAEVLERSEASCRQMVRRARLRVREGPRLVEASAEEKAELAGRFVRAIEARSHDELMELLAPEATHLTDGGGRVWAALREIRGADPVARGLLGAARKMSERTRFEQRFGVVNGEPAVLQYADGQLASVSTLVVREGRVIRILTVLNPDKLARTVADGRSAGPGAPGPTP, from the coding sequence ATGGACTTCACCGAAGAACAGCGCGACCGCGTGTGGGGCATCGCCTACCGCATGCTCGGCTCGCCCGACGACGCCGACGATGTGGTGCAGGAGGCGCGCCTGCGCTGGCTCGCCGCCGACCGCGAGGCGATCCGAACGCCCGAGGCGTGGCTCGTGTCGGTGGCCACTCGGCTCGCCATCGACACGCTGCGCCGCGCCAAGCGGGAGCGCGCCGAGTACACCGGTCCCTGGCTCCCCGCACCGGCACGGATCGCCGCCGACTCGGGGCCGGATCGCGACGCCGAGATGGCCTCCGATCTCTCGCTCGCCTTCCTCCACCTTCTCGAGCGCCTGCGCCCCGAGGAGCGGGCGGCCTTCCTTCTCCGCGAGGTGTTCGGCGTCGGCTACGGTCCGATCGCCGAGGTGCTCGAACGCTCCGAGGCCTCGTGCCGTCAGATGGTGCGCCGGGCGCGACTGCGGGTTCGCGAGGGACCCCGGCTGGTCGAGGCTTCGGCCGAGGAGAAGGCGGAACTCGCCGGCCGGTTCGTGCGGGCGATCGAGGCGCGCAGCCACGACGAGTTGATGGAGCTGCTGGCCCCCGAGGCCACGCATCTGACCGATGGCGGGGGCCGGGTGTGGGCGGCGCTGCGCGAGATCCGCGGGGCGGATCCGGTGGCCCGGGGGCTGCTGGGGGCCGCGCGGAAGATGTCCGAACGCACCCGCTTCGAGCAGCGCTTCGGGGTGGTGAACGGCGAGCCCGCCGTGCTCCAGTACGCCGACGGACAGCTGGCCTCGGTGTCGACGCTGGTGGTGCGAGAGGGGCGGGTGATTCGGATTCTGACCGTGCTCAACCCCGACAAACTGGCCCGGACCGTCGCCGACGGACGGTCGGCCGGGCCGGGCGCTCCGGGCCCGACGCCCTGA
- a CDS encoding carboxymuconolactone decarboxylase family protein, with protein MSIRLDYWTLAPTVTASLRDASFATHTAGLPAALLHLVSLRASQINGCAYCVDLHYRDALKAGVAPRTINAVAAWRETGFFDERERAALAWTEALTRLPERGAPDELYDEVRARFSDEELAHLTFAIGIINAWNRMGVGFGVPPAG; from the coding sequence ATGAGCATTCGACTCGACTACTGGACCCTCGCCCCCACCGTGACCGCGTCGCTGCGTGATGCGAGTTTCGCGACCCACACCGCGGGCCTGCCCGCCGCTCTGCTCCACCTCGTCTCGCTGCGTGCCTCGCAGATCAACGGGTGCGCCTACTGTGTGGATCTCCACTACCGCGATGCGCTGAAGGCCGGCGTCGCGCCACGTACGATCAACGCCGTGGCCGCCTGGCGCGAGACCGGGTTCTTCGACGAGCGGGAGCGAGCGGCCCTCGCCTGGACGGAGGCGCTCACTCGACTGCCCGAGCGCGGTGCGCCCGACGAGTTGTACGATGAGGTGAGGGCCCGATTCTCCGACGAGGAGCTCGCGCACCTCACCTTCGCGATCGGCATCATCAACGCCTGGAACCGGATGGGAGTCGGGTTCGGGGTGCCGCCGGCGGGTTGA
- a CDS encoding thioredoxin family protein: MARTPSTMLPLGTPMPAFTLPDVVSGDAVSSHEIADAPASVVVFWCNHCPFVKHIAPRFVDFARRAMERGVKVVAISSNDAAAYPDDGPEAMAEIATADGYPFAYLYDESQTVAKAFSAACTPDFYLFDGEGELAYRGQFDGSRPGNAVPVTGEDLAAALERVLAGEAVGDDQVPSLGCNIKWKPGNAPAYYGG; the protein is encoded by the coding sequence ATGGCCCGCACTCCCTCCACCATGCTCCCGCTCGGCACCCCGATGCCGGCCTTCACCCTTCCCGACGTCGTCTCGGGCGATGCCGTCTCGTCGCACGAGATCGCCGACGCCCCGGCCTCGGTGGTCGTGTTCTGGTGCAACCACTGCCCCTTCGTGAAGCACATCGCCCCGCGATTCGTGGACTTCGCCCGCAGGGCGATGGAGCGGGGCGTGAAGGTGGTGGCCATCTCGTCGAACGACGCGGCGGCCTACCCGGACGACGGACCCGAGGCCATGGCCGAAATCGCGACGGCCGACGGCTACCCCTTCGCCTATCTGTACGATGAATCGCAGACGGTGGCGAAGGCGTTTTCGGCGGCGTGCACCCCCGACTTCTACCTCTTCGACGGCGAGGGTGAGCTGGCCTATCGAGGTCAGTTCGACGGCAGCCGGCCGGGCAATGCGGTGCCGGTGACCGGCGAGGATCTGGCCGCCGCCCTCGAGCGGGTGCTGGCCGGCGAGGCGGTGGGCGACGATCAGGTGCCGTCGCTGGGGTGCAACATCAAGTGGAAGCCCGGCAACGCGCCGGCGTACTACGGCGGCTGA